A window of Macrobrachium rosenbergii isolate ZJJX-2024 chromosome 15, ASM4041242v1, whole genome shotgun sequence contains these coding sequences:
- the LOC136846329 gene encoding spore coat protein SP60-like — MVTATYRYHRGGAETLDDDDDDFYDDDEDDFHDDDDKVYDDEFADGHDNNDDFGDDDGEFYDDANDDEFDDEIDDYDDDNEFYDDAFDDDDEFYNNNDEFGGDDEFDGDFGDDDDESGDDGESSDEDDEFD, encoded by the exons ATGGTAACGGCTACTTATCGCTATCACCGCGGAGGTGCTGAAACCC ttgatgatgatgatgatgacttttatgatgatgatgaagatgattttcatgatgacgatgataaagTTTATGATGATGAATTTGCTGATGgtcatgataataatgatgattttggtgatgatgatggtgaattttatgatgatgcaaatgatgatgaatttg atgatgaaattgatgactatgatgatgataatgaattttatgatgatgcattcgatgatgatgatgaattttataataataatgatgaatttgGTGGTGATGATGAATTTGATGGtgactttggtgatgatgatgatgaatctgGTGATGATGGTGAATCTAGTGATGAAGATGATGAGTTTGATTAA